One region of Anser cygnoides isolate HZ-2024a breed goose chromosome 22, Taihu_goose_T2T_genome, whole genome shotgun sequence genomic DNA includes:
- the CYB561 gene encoding transmembrane ascorbate-dependent reductase CYB561 isoform X1 yields MDGAPPSASPAGLSAYVAVSQLLGLTLLAATGAWLGRYRGGVAWQGQLQFNVHPLCMVLGMVFLQGDALLVYRVFRNEAKRSTKTLHTLLHGLALVIALVGIVAVFESHRAKGIADMYSLHSWCGMAAFVLYLVQWLLGCGFFLAPGASFSLRSRYKPQHIFFGIALFALSIATCLLGITEMLLFNIRDSYSQFVPEGVLANTVGLLLVAFGLVVGYVLTRDEWKRPPLAEELALSMDFKTLTEGESPGGSQ; encoded by the exons ATGGACGGGGCTCCGCCGTCCGCCAGCCCCGCCGGGCTCTCGGCATACGTGGCCGTGTCGCAGCTGCTGGGCCTGACGCTGCTGGCGGCCACGGGAGCGTGGCTGGGCCGCTACCGGGGTGGTGTGGCCTGGCAGGGCCAGCTGCAGTTCAACGTCCACCCGCTCTGCATGGTGCTGGGCATGGTTTTCCTCCAAGGTGATG CTCTTCTGGTCTACCGGGTGTTCAGGAACGAAGCCAAGCGCTCCACCAAGACGCTGCACACTCTGCTCCACGGCCTGGCGCTGGTGATCGCCCTcgtgg GCATTGTCGCGGTCTTCGAGTCCCACCGCGCCAAGGGCATCGCCGACATGTACAGCCTGCACAGCTGGTGCGGGATGGCCGCCTTCGTGCTCTACCTTGTGCAG TGGCTCCTGGGGTGCGGTTTTTTCCTGGCCCCCGGCGCGTCCTTCTCGCTGCGCAGCCGCTACAAGCCCCAGCACATCTTCTTCGGCATCGCCCTCTTTGCCCTCTCCATCGCCACCTGCTTGCTGGGCATCACCGAGATGCTGCTCTTCAACATCAG GGACTCCTACAGCCAATTCGTGCCCGAGGGTGTCCTGGCCAACAccgtggggctgctgctggtggccttcGGGCTGGTGGTGGGCTACGTGCTGACGCGGGACGAGTGGAAGCGCCCGCCGCTGGCCGAGGAGCTGGCCCTCTCCATGGACTTCAAGACCCTCACAGAGGGCGAGAGCCCCGGCGGCAGCCAGTGA
- the CYB561 gene encoding transmembrane ascorbate-dependent reductase CYB561 isoform X2, which produces MDGAPPSASPAGLSAYVAVSQLLGLTLLAATGAWLGRYRGGVAWQGQLQFNVHPLCMVLGMVFLQALLVYRVFRNEAKRSTKTLHTLLHGLALVIALVGIVAVFESHRAKGIADMYSLHSWCGMAAFVLYLVQWLLGCGFFLAPGASFSLRSRYKPQHIFFGIALFALSIATCLLGITEMLLFNIRDSYSQFVPEGVLANTVGLLLVAFGLVVGYVLTRDEWKRPPLAEELALSMDFKTLTEGESPGGSQ; this is translated from the exons ATGGACGGGGCTCCGCCGTCCGCCAGCCCCGCCGGGCTCTCGGCATACGTGGCCGTGTCGCAGCTGCTGGGCCTGACGCTGCTGGCGGCCACGGGAGCGTGGCTGGGCCGCTACCGGGGTGGTGTGGCCTGGCAGGGCCAGCTGCAGTTCAACGTCCACCCGCTCTGCATGGTGCTGGGCATGGTTTTCCTCCAAG CTCTTCTGGTCTACCGGGTGTTCAGGAACGAAGCCAAGCGCTCCACCAAGACGCTGCACACTCTGCTCCACGGCCTGGCGCTGGTGATCGCCCTcgtgg GCATTGTCGCGGTCTTCGAGTCCCACCGCGCCAAGGGCATCGCCGACATGTACAGCCTGCACAGCTGGTGCGGGATGGCCGCCTTCGTGCTCTACCTTGTGCAG TGGCTCCTGGGGTGCGGTTTTTTCCTGGCCCCCGGCGCGTCCTTCTCGCTGCGCAGCCGCTACAAGCCCCAGCACATCTTCTTCGGCATCGCCCTCTTTGCCCTCTCCATCGCCACCTGCTTGCTGGGCATCACCGAGATGCTGCTCTTCAACATCAG GGACTCCTACAGCCAATTCGTGCCCGAGGGTGTCCTGGCCAACAccgtggggctgctgctggtggccttcGGGCTGGTGGTGGGCTACGTGCTGACGCGGGACGAGTGGAAGCGCCCGCCGCTGGCCGAGGAGCTGGCCCTCTCCATGGACTTCAAGACCCTCACAGAGGGCGAGAGCCCCGGCGGCAGCCAGTGA